One Candidatus Aminicenantes bacterium genomic region harbors:
- a CDS encoding alkaline phosphatase family protein: MPGKAKKLLILGLDGVAHDMVSGRDRPSLLPSVNRFCSKGQPLPMSVSLPEISAVSWSSFMTGTQPGEHGIFGFVDLVPGTYQLRFPDFRDLKAPAFFDELGRMGKRSVIINLPATYPARPLNGVLISGFVALTLENAVYPRSYLPWLKRMGYQVDVDAGKGKDKKIEFLADLHNILQTRKQVADVLWQKENWDVFMFTVTETDRLQHFLYDAWQDSRHPLHREFIHFYQEVDQIIADFLERAAACEEMAVVLLSDHGFGPVRHEVYLNPILKKYGFLSLESGEPRNLARISPVATAFALDPSRLYIHQKGKYPKGRVSSGNCRKIGGELKQLFENYEVDGEKAIARVFFKEELYSGPQIDAAPDLVLLGRPGFDLKAGFEKERETGNSHFSGMHRHDNAFFACNRGPQAALPRTIFAVKDLLITLLSA; the protein is encoded by the coding sequence TGTTCCAAGGGACAGCCGCTGCCGATGTCGGTTTCCCTCCCCGAAATCTCGGCGGTGTCCTGGTCCAGTTTCATGACCGGAACCCAGCCCGGGGAACACGGCATTTTCGGTTTTGTCGATCTCGTCCCGGGCACCTATCAACTCCGCTTCCCCGATTTTCGCGACCTGAAGGCTCCCGCCTTCTTTGATGAGTTGGGACGAATGGGCAAACGCTCGGTGATCATCAACCTGCCGGCCACCTACCCCGCCCGCCCGCTCAACGGCGTCCTGATCTCCGGTTTTGTGGCCCTGACCCTGGAGAATGCCGTCTATCCCCGCAGCTATCTGCCCTGGCTCAAGCGCATGGGCTACCAGGTCGATGTCGACGCCGGCAAGGGCAAGGACAAGAAAATCGAGTTCCTCGCCGACCTGCATAACATTTTGCAAACCCGCAAGCAAGTCGCCGACGTCCTTTGGCAGAAGGAAAACTGGGACGTGTTCATGTTCACCGTCACCGAGACCGACCGGCTGCAGCATTTTCTTTACGACGCCTGGCAGGACAGCCGCCATCCCCTGCACCGCGAATTCATCCATTTTTACCAGGAAGTCGACCAGATCATCGCCGATTTTCTGGAGCGGGCCGCGGCTTGCGAGGAAATGGCGGTCGTGCTCCTTTCCGATCACGGCTTCGGCCCCGTCCGCCACGAAGTGTATCTCAATCCCATCCTGAAAAAATACGGTTTTCTGAGCCTGGAAAGCGGCGAACCCAGGAACCTGGCCCGCATCAGCCCGGTTGCCACCGCTTTCGCCCTCGACCCGTCGCGGCTATACATCCATCAAAAAGGCAAATACCCGAAAGGCCGGGTGAGCTCCGGCAACTGCCGCAAAATAGGCGGAGAGCTGAAGCAGCTCTTCGAGAACTACGAAGTGGACGGTGAAAAGGCGATTGCCCGGGTATTTTTCAAGGAAGAGCTGTACAGCGGCCCGCAAATCGATGCCGCTCCCGACCTGGTGCTGCTGGGCCGGCCCGGATTCGATTTGAAAGCCGGGTTTGAAAAAGAGCGGGAAACGGGAAACAGCCATTTCAGCGGCATGCACCGCCACGACAACGCTTTTTTCGCCTGCAACCGCGGTCCGCAGGCCGCCCTGCCGCGGACCATCTTTGCCGTCAAGGATTTGCTGATCACGCTGCTCAGTGCTTGA